The sequence below is a genomic window from Mytilus edulis chromosome 2, xbMytEdul2.2, whole genome shotgun sequence.
aaatattgAAACTGTAACCATAGAAATATAGACATTTGACATTATTTACTTCTGAAAACTAATAAAGAATATTCATTGTTTAAAACTGTCGATATCtttagaggatttttttttatttcaaacgttCACAACAGCACATGTGCTGTTTTCTCAGTTCACAATTTCACCCATTTGATAAAGTAcctgtcatgtttttttttatagtaataaaGGAATTAAGTCATTTTACAAAGATAACATTTTCAGTAATGTCACATTCAACCTTATGGTAAAGCGTTGATATATATTATGCTATATTTATCACATGATCCAGAAACATAAGAATTAGATTAACAGAATTAAATAATAACTGGCATTAAAATACTGTTTATTATGACTGGTTCCCTTAAAGAGATAATACACTCCCACTAAAGTATATGTCCATATATGGTTACAATGACCATATTTAGATCACAAGAGTGCAATGCAATCACTGCCATTGTTTATTATGACAGAAGGGACTGAGTATTGTCACTATGGCAACCCTGACATCTTCCTTCATCACATTTTTTGGCAAACATTTGGCACAATGTTCGGTAAAGGTACCTCTACATCAACTTCCCACCATTTGTAAATCAGAATTCTCAATCAAATGACATCAAATTGGCAGGAGTctgaaattgaaaacaaattatatatgaaaaatgaaaaaaatgtctatCTTCAGAATACTGACTCAACCAAattatgactaaaattaattagGAAAGTGTCCATGGGACTCAGATGAAGCCCCCgtatataacgttataaagagaAATGACTTCAAAATAGTAAAGTGACACTACcaaattcatacttgatctgagttttgtggttataagcattgtgaataagtttcataacatttggttgagccaAATTTAAGTAGGAGTACTTAAATTTCAGCAATAGTAGATGTACTAGGGTAAAACATTAAATTCCCCTCTGCAAGAGAACAGAAAATAGCTTGTATATTGAAAAGCTATGTAAGAATCAAGCAATGAAAAGAGAATTCGATGAAGTCTATAACAACGAGTTTAAAGTAAACAAGAGCCAAGAGACCTATGGTAAGTACATTATGGTAGACTCGGCATTAGCCTTTATGACCATGTGTACAGAAAAAGTAATGGTAACCTATCTTACATTATTCAGGTTAAATTTTGTGCAATTACATCTTATGTCTTCACTGATTGACAATAAACAAATTACCTGTGGTTGGAACCTGTTTTTGGCGTTGACAATAAACAAATAACCTGTGGTTGGAATCTGTTTGTGGCATTGACAATAAACAAATAACCTGTGGTTGGAATCTGTTTGTGGCATTGACAATAAACAAATTACCTGTGGTTGGAACCTGTTTGTGGCATTGACAATAAACAAATTACCTGTGGTTGGAACCTGTTTGTGGCATTGACAATAAACAAATAACCTGTCGTTGGAACCTGTTTGTGGCATTGACAATAAACAAATAACCTGTGGTTGGAACCTGTTTTTGGCATTGATAATAAACAAATTACCTGTGGTTGGAACCTGTTTGTGGCCTCACTTAAATGTCTGCACCATTGTAAAGCCTGGGCCTGACTGCCACATCGAAACTTGTAAACATTGCCTATAAAAAATACTGATCTGTAAGTTTATGGAgctaaatatcaattgaaatatatacatgtatctataattgatttaaatatgTGTTCTTCTATTTATTTTCCTGGTTCACATTAAGATTAACTTGCAAAAACAACtgaatatttaaagttttatcatattttatttccttaaatctgcaaaagggatgagacacaatttgatcaaactttaatGGTTTTCTCCTAAGTGAATATTTAAAACTCATCAGttgaaaaaaactgacaaatccattgcaaaaaaaaaagaaagaaaaaaagatgatgaAAACACAAATAAGTCCAATTAACACTACATAGATATAAGTAAAAACTgtgcaacacaaaccccacaatTATCTGGGGATGATCTTATATGCTCTGTAAGGgttagcaacacaaaccccacaatTATCTGGGGATGATCTTATATGCTCTGTAAGGGTTAGCAAGGCCTGCAACTTTGATTTAATATCTTCTACTCATCATATCTCATGTTCATTATACTCAATtctccttttatttcattttcgaaTATGTTTCAGTTCTATTGTACACTTAAAGAATACTTTAGGAAAACATATACTAGAATACTTAGAAATAATCCAAAACATTATGAATGTATACAAATGCCATGCAGTTTaataaagagatttttttttacgattttacCTTTCATTGGATCTGTAAGCTGGAATGCATCAGGTTGAAGTGGATTATCTCCCATTACTACCATCCATCCCACTATTGATGTCATCTTTGTGGGACTGGTTTTAAActgtaataattataattatagttTACAAGCATTTGCCAGGTTGTAGTTGTAagttaatttatttaaattatgtgCATGTGTCCTCACATTACAATTACAATTCTgccaacaaaattcaattttataattttttttaaactggattAGACTCCAAAATTATGTTTAtacattttgaacattttcacaaaaaatgaaaaaaatatggaaaaaaaaaacccacttttatttcatattaaaataataatttattgttaCAGTAAACTTACACATGATCTCTCTGACCCTCGTAATGTCTTGGCAGGATAATATAATAACGACGTTCCCCATAAGGCTACCCAGTATCTTGTCCACGATGAAACCtgaaagaagcattcaatacaaTCAGCACAAGTGTTTTAACATAGTTTCTTCTTCAATTTAACATTTAGTAATATATCTTAAACTTGACAAATTGTGCAAaggttttttatttgaataatgcAGATGGTAAAAAAACTTTATCTGAAGTAAAAtcagattttatttttactaaatttattAAATCATTCCAATAATGGAGAATAAATTTCTGATAGTTAAATGTACTTACAGTTGGTTTTTTGCCATCTTTTAAAATAGTTCTTCTCCGTAAACAGCCTTCACAGGTGAAGTTTTGTCGGTAATTGTTCTGTATGTCGTCAGATTCTCTCCATTGCCTGACAAAATGAAACACAAACATAATGACTAAAACAGAAACAATCTCAATCTGTCAGGATTCTCATAATTAGGTATAGTTAGTTTTAACatgaagaaaatataaaaagcTTCAAGAATGGGCACTGGATACTGTCAttgttcaaaattcaaatttaaagtacatacatacataaacaaataaatcataaGTCATATTAAAGTTTTTAAGTAACTATGATTCTATAATTCATAAATTACAGAATATTTTCAGATGACATTAACTGCTCTGTTTGATGAATATCAAtaattaaagtattttttaaagtaacaaaGACACATTTAGTGGTCTTATGTCAGCTGTACAATGATTTGAGTAGGCATTTGTGAATGTCAGTTAAGCAATGCTTAAAAGAGGGCATCTGCTGATAGCAATTCCACAGTTATATATGCTATTTCAAAATATCTCATTGGTTGGTTTTCTTGATCAAAGAACCAGTCTACTTACTGACTTCTCAATGGCCAAAAAGTCTCCTGATCTGTTGAACTGGTATCTGCTGTATCAGCACTTTctataaaaagcataaaaatagaGTATTAATATCAAAAGCTTTATCAATCAATAAATTAACATTAGAAGCTCTATCAATCAGTCTATACCAATAAAAGTTGTGTCAATCAATAGATTAACTTTGtctatataaaaattaatggtGAATGTGTCCATGCAACACAGAAGATGCCACTGCTTGCATAAAACTTTATAAAGGAACAAACTCAAGAACTGTTTAAAGTGAAGCTACCCAAATTCACACTTGATTTGAGTTCggataataaatatgtataagattcaaaacttttgggtgagacaaacttaagttatcAAAAGGAAATGAAGAATTCTGGACATTTGTTTAATTTCTAGTGCATATCTTGAAATACCAGAACAggaaaagtaaaccatcatacatTTTAAACCTAAATTTTTGAGTGGGTTTTGTTAGTCACGTTTTCTTGATTCCAAGTTAGACTGCTTGATTCTAAGGTAGAGATTGTTTTGTCACTAAGCTATTACTTACCTGAGATTCTACCACAAATTGAGCCATCACTTGAGGCACATGGTGATTCCTCCAGAACACTGTCGTCCAGAAGATGTCTAATGCCTTGAATATAAGGTGCCGTTGCTTTACTAGGTAAACTATAGGTTTTATCTGCTGCAGGTTTATGACAACTTAGAAAgctataaaataatttatagacatgtttaatttaattttatataaacagCGGATAACAAGCATGCAGGTTGAGTAAATATAGTCTTTTATTCAGAAAATATTTAAAGCAAAGCAATTGTAGCCTGTACATAGGTACAGCAATATGTAAGGGTAAGTACCAAAACATTCATATTTCAGGTCTTGTATCATCATCATTGTTAAAAGGCTTGTTTCTTTACAACTTATCgcataatttcttaattttcaagtaATTTGTATAATGCTTCAAAACCATAACATCATAATAAAGATGTTTAAAAACACCAATTTCTATAACTTACTTTGCACTTAAACTTTTAGTTTTTCTGTGTGAGGGACCATTTTTTGTAAGACCAGCACATGACGTCAACACATTACGGGGTTCTGTAGCAGGAGATGGGGGCGCCACCATTATCTGTATATCTTCTTTCGATGACGAGAGGTTTTCACTCATTGGCTGTTCAACTTTTAATGAAAGTCTGAaaagacataaataaaataaaattagcaaGAAAGCATATGCCTTACTATAATATTGgatttcaagttttttgaaaataaaaataatacatcttGTTTAACTAGACAATAGAAAGAATTATTCGTCATTTCATAGATATGATACTAGATTTGGCAATGACCTGGTTGAACATCTTTTCCTTAGAATAGCATGACGTTATAAAGAAGTAATTGAGttttccaattattcaattcAATCACATATGTATAAAGAACATCAAGTTAATTCCTGTCTTTATCCTTCTTTTCTTCATATATTCCACGTTTGTGTGCAGATAAAaccaaatatgtaaaatttctataaaaacaaacttaaaaagCTCATAAGAGCATAAATGATCCATATGTAAAAAGCTTCAATAATATGATTGCTAACTTTGTTCAAAATACATAACATACAGATTTTATACATACTTGTAATTATCGTC
It includes:
- the LOC139511486 gene encoding ras-specific guanine nucleotide-releasing factor RalGPS2-like isoform X5 — encoded protein: MGLNYIIEGTSQGSQESLDKQSQTTKKFDAVVFDVLRVSPDDYASQITLMDLPVFQDILPDELTSCAWTTKEKLIKAPNVVAFTRRFNHVNFWVQREILNCQTLNTRAEVLAHFIKISKRLLELNNLHAVMAVISALQSAAIFRLSKTWMKLSRKDKAVYEKIADLFSENNNRQRLRDYMDSVKLPCIPYLGLYLSDLIYIDVAHPHSGGLESHPRRLQMNNILRVIADFQQSSYDNVQVLDHIQNYLKSVRYIEELQKFVEDDNYKLSLKVEQPMSENLSSSKEDIQIMVAPPSPATEPRNVLTSCAGLTKNGPSHRKTKSLSANFLSCHKPAADKTYSLPSKATAPYIQGIRHLLDDSVLEESPCASSDGSICGRISESADTADTSSTDQETFWPLRSQQWRESDDIQNNYRQNFTCEGCLRRRTILKDGKKPTVSSWTRYWVALWGTSLLYYPAKTLRGSERSCFKTSPTKMTSIVGWMVVMGDNPLQPDAFQLTDPMKGNVYKFRCGSQAQALQWCRHLSEATNRFQPQTPANLMSFD
- the LOC139511486 gene encoding ras-specific guanine nucleotide-releasing factor RalGPS2-like isoform X6, which codes for MEAYMGTSQGSQESLDKQSQTTKKFDAVVFDVLRVSPDDYASQITLMDLPVFQDILPDELTSCAWTTKEKLIKAPNVVAFTRRFNHVNFWVQREILNCQTLNTRAEVLAHFIKISKRLLELNNLHAVMAVISALQSAAIFRLSKTWMKLSRKDKAVYEKIADLFSENNNRQRLRDYMDSVKLPCIPYLGLYLSDLIYIDVAHPHSGGLESHPRRLQMNNILRVIADFQQSSYDNVQVLDHIQNYLKSVRYIEELQKFVEDDNYKLSLKVEQPMSENLSSSKEDIQIMVAPPSPATEPRNVLTSCAGLTKNGPSHRKTKSLSANFLSCHKPAADKTYSLPSKATAPYIQGIRHLLDDSVLEESPCASSDGSICGRISESADTADTSSTDQETFWPLRSQQWRESDDIQNNYRQNFTCEGCLRRRTILKDGKKPTVSSWTRYWVALWGTSLLYYPAKTLRGSERSCFKTSPTKMTSIVGWMVVMGDNPLQPDAFQLTDPMKGNVYKFRCGSQAQALQWCRHLSEATNRFQPQTPANLMSFD